A genome region from Osmerus mordax isolate fOsmMor3 chromosome 27, fOsmMor3.pri, whole genome shotgun sequence includes the following:
- the acsbg2 gene encoding LOW QUALITY PROTEIN: long-chain-fatty-acid--CoA ligase ACSBG2 (The sequence of the model RefSeq protein was modified relative to this genomic sequence to represent the inferred CDS: inserted 1 base in 1 codon), with translation MHLTVCEPTAMSAAMAMDPPKDVGLLQSCGTGHSLASLDDVTVDSVANESSEEESASEREEPTADLSQDVAEPADIVREQAPHTQSASAQRPDSLSLAAAAGGGGGAGPGLWTCRGDGEVRLRMGEAGTAAEPPVTVHQMFEAAVERFGEHTALGWKDGEQMKTLSYREYYQACRAAAKSFLKLGLQRYHGVGILGFNSAEWFIADIAAILAGGFAVGIYTTNSSEACQYVAENCKANVIVVENHKQLQKILQVQDKLPHLKAIIQYKDALKEKRPNLYTWAEFMELGREVPEAQLDDVIATQRPTQCCTLIYTSGTTGQPXGVMLSHDNLTWTALATGRHVRLAEATQSQEVVNRHQKAGPDLALAWARCWN, from the exons ATGCACT tgactgtgtgtgagcccACTGCCATGTCTGCTGCCATGGCGATGGACCCTCCCAAAGACGTGGGCCTGCTGCAGTCGTGTGGCACCGGCCACAGCCTCGCCTCCCTGGACGACGTCACCGTGGACTCTGTTGCCAA TGAGTCTTCAGAGGAGGAGTCAGCCAGCGAGAGGGAGGAGCCGACCGCGGACCTCAGCCAGGACGTTGCCGAGCCTGCGGACATCGTCAGGGAGcaggccccacacacacagtcag CGAGCGCCCAGCGTCCCGACTCCCTGTCgctggcggcggcggcgggaggaggaggaggggccgggCCGGGCCTGTGGACGTGCCGGGGCGACGGGGAGGTGCGGCTGAGGATGGGGGAGGCCGGCACGGCCGCCGAGCCCCCGGTGACCGTCCACCAGATGTTCGAGGCGGCCGTGGAGCGCTTCGGGGAGCACACGGCGCTGGGCTGGAAGGACGGCGAGCAGATGAAGACGCTGAGCTACAGGGAGTACTACCAGGCCTGCCGTGCCGCCGCCAAGAGCTTCCTGAAG CTGGGCCTGCAGCGTTACCATGGCGTCGGGATCCTGGGCTTCAACTCCGCTGAGTGGTTCATCGCCGACATTGCCGCCATCTTGGCCGG gggGTTCGCGGTGGGCATCTACACCACCAACTCGTCCGAGGCGTGCCAGTACGTGGCGGAGAACTGCAAGGCCAACGTCATCGTGGTGGAGAACCACAAGCAGCTGCAGAAGATCCTGCAG GTGCAAGACAAGCTGCCACACTTGAAAGCTATTATCCAATATAAAGATGCACTCAAGGAGAAGAGACCAAATCTATACACG TGGGCGGAGTTCATGGAGCTGGGCCGGGAGGTTCCGGAAGCCCAGCTGGATGACGTCATCGCTACCCAGAGGCCCACGCAGTGCTGCACGCTCATCTACACATCAGGGACCACCGGCCAGC AAGGAGTGATGCTCAGTCACGACAAT cTGACGTGGACGGCGTTGGCCACCGGGCGTCACGTGCGCCTGGCCGAGGCCACCCAGTCCCAGGAGGTGGTG AATAGACACCAGAAAGCTGGCCCGGACTTGGCCTTAGCCTGGGCCAGGTGCTGGAActga